In Halarcobacter mediterraneus, the following proteins share a genomic window:
- a CDS encoding type I restriction endonuclease subunit R, whose product MNKFTEEKLELAFVELLENQGIIYQFGKDIQRDESEVLLEDDLKEYLKSRYKSDNITDSEITQIVRKLQSFPASDLYDSNKSIMKLVSDGFILKREDASQKDIYIEFINYEDVNKNSFKIVNQLEIMGYEKRIPDGILYINGIPLVVFEFKSAIREEATIHDAFVQLTTRYRRDIPELFKYNAFCVISDGVNNKAGSFFAPYEFFYSWRKITGDEIDVDGIASMHSMLQGMFDKERLVDIIHNFIYMPDKSKKEEKIVCRYPQYYATRKLYENIKLHQKPNGDGKGGTYFGATGCGKSFTMLYLTRMLMKSVEFSSPTIILITDRTDLDTQLSSQFSNAKGFIGDDGIVSVESRADLREKLQGRESGGVFLTTIHKFTEDIEILSERTNIICISDEAHRSQINLEQKVKTSKDGLKKTYGFAKYLHDSLPNATYVGFTGTPIDATLDVFGDVVDSYTMTESVRDEITVRIVYEGRAAKVLLDNSKLQDIEKYYDDCAKAGANEHQIEDSKKSMSNMSEILGDPDRIKAIAKDFVEHYEKRVSEGATLKGKAMFVSSSRPIAYALFRELIALRPQWNEKSVADDGVELTDKEKKEILPLEKLKMIMTRNKDDEKELYDLLGTKEYRKTLDTQFKNEKSNFKIAIVVDMWLTGFDVPFLDTIYIDKPIQQHNLIQTISRVNRKFAGKEKGLVVDYIGIKTAMNKALKQFSQMDSQNFEDIKASIVVVRDQLDLLSKLFHKFDSNLYFNGTPTEQLDCLNRASEYVQLTKELETRFMYLVKRLKSAYDICCGSEEFTQNEKDYIHFYLAIRSIVIKLTKGYAPDTAQMNAKVREMITEALKSDGVEEIFKLGSEDEAQVDIFDEDYINKINKIKLPNTKIKLLQQLLAKALEDFKKVNKVKATDFSKKFTALVEKYNERKEEDVLVSEVLEDFTDEIIDLYEELKKEKESFGDMGIDFEEKAFYDILKSIAIKFDFSYPEDKLIELSREVKIVVDDKTKYTDWDVRDDIKAELKVDLIMLLAKHGYPPITKDEVFKEIFEQAENFKKYKN is encoded by the coding sequence ATGAATAAATTTACAGAAGAAAAATTAGAACTAGCATTTGTAGAGTTACTTGAAAATCAAGGCATTATCTATCAGTTTGGTAAAGATATACAAAGAGATGAAAGTGAAGTATTACTAGAAGACGATTTAAAAGAGTATCTAAAAAGTAGATATAAAAGTGATAATATAACTGATAGTGAAATTACTCAAATAGTAAGGAAACTACAATCTTTCCCTGCAAGTGATTTATACGACTCTAATAAATCTATTATGAAACTAGTATCTGATGGATTTATTTTAAAAAGAGAAGATGCTTCACAAAAAGATATTTACATAGAGTTTATAAATTATGAGGATGTGAATAAAAACAGTTTTAAAATAGTAAATCAACTTGAAATTATGGGCTATGAAAAAAGAATACCTGATGGAATACTGTATATAAACGGTATTCCATTGGTAGTGTTTGAGTTTAAAAGTGCCATAAGAGAAGAAGCAACTATCCATGATGCTTTTGTACAACTAACTACAAGGTATAGAAGAGATATACCTGAACTTTTTAAATATAATGCCTTTTGTGTCATAAGTGATGGAGTGAATAATAAAGCAGGTTCATTTTTTGCACCTTATGAGTTCTTTTACTCTTGGAGAAAGATTACTGGAGATGAAATAGATGTAGATGGTATTGCATCTATGCACTCTATGCTTCAAGGTATGTTTGATAAAGAAAGATTAGTAGATATTATTCATAACTTTATCTATATGCCTGATAAATCAAAAAAAGAAGAAAAGATAGTTTGTCGTTACCCTCAATACTACGCTACAAGAAAACTCTATGAAAATATAAAGTTACATCAAAAACCAAATGGTGATGGTAAAGGTGGTACATACTTTGGAGCCACTGGGTGTGGGAAGAGCTTTACTATGCTTTACTTAACAAGAATGTTAATGAAAAGTGTTGAGTTCTCAAGTCCTACTATTATACTTATCACAGATAGAACAGACTTGGATACACAGCTTAGTTCTCAATTTTCTAATGCTAAAGGCTTTATAGGTGATGATGGAATAGTAAGTGTTGAAAGTAGAGCTGATTTAAGAGAAAAACTACAAGGTCGTGAGAGTGGTGGAGTATTTTTAACTACTATTCATAAGTTTACAGAAGATATAGAGATACTAAGTGAAAGAACAAATATCATCTGTATATCTGATGAAGCACATAGAAGCCAAATAAACCTAGAGCAAAAAGTAAAGACTTCTAAAGATGGTTTGAAAAAAACTTACGGTTTTGCAAAGTATCTACATGACTCATTGCCAAATGCTACTTATGTTGGATTTACAGGAACTCCTATAGATGCTACTCTTGATGTATTTGGAGATGTAGTAGATAGTTATACTATGACAGAATCAGTAAGAGATGAAATCACAGTAAGGATAGTATATGAAGGAAGAGCTGCTAAAGTTCTACTTGATAACTCAAAATTACAAGATATTGAAAAATACTATGATGATTGTGCAAAAGCAGGAGCAAATGAACACCAAATAGAAGATAGTAAAAAATCAATGTCAAATATGAGTGAAATACTTGGTGATCCTGATAGAATAAAAGCAATTGCGAAAGATTTTGTAGAACATTATGAAAAAAGAGTAAGTGAAGGTGCCACACTAAAAGGCAAAGCTATGTTTGTGTCAAGCTCAAGACCTATAGCTTATGCACTCTTTCGTGAGCTTATTGCTTTAAGACCACAGTGGAATGAAAAAAGTGTAGCAGATGATGGTGTAGAACTTACTGATAAAGAGAAAAAAGAGATATTACCTCTTGAAAAACTAAAAATGATTATGACTAGAAATAAAGATGATGAAAAAGAGTTATATGATTTACTAGGAACTAAAGAGTACAGAAAGACTTTAGATACACAGTTTAAAAATGAAAAATCAAACTTTAAAATAGCTATAGTAGTAGATATGTGGCTTACTGGGTTTGATGTACCATTCTTAGATACTATTTATATAGATAAACCAATACAACAACACAACCTTATACAAACTATTTCAAGGGTAAATAGAAAGTTTGCAGGAAAAGAAAAAGGGCTAGTAGTTGATTATATAGGTATAAAAACAGCTATGAATAAAGCCTTAAAACAGTTTTCACAAATGGATAGTCAGAACTTTGAAGATATAAAAGCCTCAATTGTAGTGGTGCGTGACCAATTGGATTTATTATCAAAACTATTCCATAAGTTTGATAGTAATTTATATTTCAATGGAACACCAACAGAACAATTAGATTGTTTAAATAGAGCTAGTGAATATGTACAGCTTACAAAAGAGCTTGAGACAAGATTTATGTATCTTGTAAAAAGACTTAAATCTGCTTATGATATTTGTTGTGGAAGTGAAGAGTTTACTCAAAATGAAAAAGATTATATTCACTTCTACCTAGCCATTAGAAGTATTGTAATAAAGCTTACAAAAGGTTATGCTCCTGATACTGCACAAATGAATGCAAAAGTTAGAGAGATGATAACAGAAGCACTTAAAAGTGATGGCGTTGAGGAAATATTTAAATTAGGCTCAGAAGATGAAGCTCAAGTTGATATTTTTGATGAAGATTATATTAATAAGATAAATAAAATCAAATTACCAAACACAAAGATAAAACTACTGCAACAACTATTAGCAAAAGCATTAGAAGATTTTAAAAAAGTAAATAAAGTAAAAGCTACAGACTTTTCTAAAAAATTTACAGCGTTAGTTGAAAAATATAATGAAAGAAAAGAAGAAGATGTCCTTGTTAGTGAAGTCTTAGAGGACTTCACTGATGAGATTATTGACCTTTATGAAGAGTTGAAAAAAGAGAAAGAATCTTTTGGGGATATGGGTATAGACTTTGAAGAAAAAGCTTTCTACGATATATTAAAAAGTATTGCTATTAAGTTTGATTTTTCATATCCAGAAGATAAGTTAATAGAACTATCTCGTGAAGTAAAAATAGTAGTTGATGATAAAACAAAATATACAGATTGGGATGTAAGGGATGATATAAAAGCCGAACTAAAAGTTGACCTTATTATGCTTTTAGCTAAACATGGATATCCACCAATTACAAAAGATGAAGTATTTAAAGAGATATTTGAACAAGCAGAGAATTTTAAAAAGTATAAAAATTAA
- a CDS encoding helix-turn-helix domain-containing protein, producing the protein MNLSQLGKEIQHLRKSKNWSQNDLEQYSGITKRTISKIENGFIDEVGIKKVETLLDLLGQEFALRPKGRPKTLEELQDEQ; encoded by the coding sequence ATGAACCTATCACAACTAGGAAAAGAAATTCAACATTTAAGAAAAAGTAAGAATTGGTCACAAAATGACTTAGAACAATATTCAGGTATTACGAAAAGAACTATATCTAAAATTGAAAATGGATTTATAGATGAAGTTGGAATAAAGAAAGTTGAGACTTTATTAGATTTATTAGGTCAAGAGTTTGCATTGCGTCCAAAAGGAAGACCAAAGACATTAGAGGAGCTACAAGATGAGCAATAA
- a CDS encoding GatB/YqeY domain-containing protein, producing MSLKQQLKDDLKIAMREKNIVKRDSIRAINTMIKQIEVDERKELSDEDVLKLIQKGIKQREESIAQYKEANRDDLVEKEQEQVDIFKKYMPQQLSDEDLETQMKEIISQLQATTIKDMGKVMGQATKKLAGVADGKRINEMTKKLLG from the coding sequence ATGAGTTTAAAACAACAATTAAAAGATGATTTAAAAATTGCAATGAGAGAAAAAAATATTGTAAAAAGAGATTCTATTAGAGCTATAAATACAATGATTAAACAAATTGAAGTTGATGAAAGAAAAGAATTATCAGATGAAGATGTTTTAAAACTTATTCAAAAAGGTATTAAGCAAAGAGAAGAATCAATTGCTCAATATAAAGAAGCTAATAGAGATGATTTAGTAGAAAAAGAACAGGAACAAGTGGATATTTTCAAGAAATATATGCCACAACAATTATCTGATGAAGATTTAGAAACACAAATGAAAGAAATCATTTCACAACTACAAGCAACAACAATAAAAGATATGGGTAAAGTTATGGGACAAGCAACTAAAAAACTAGCAGGTGTTGCAGATGGAAAAAGAATCAACGAAATGACAAAAAAACTTTTAGGATAA
- a CDS encoding type II toxin-antitoxin system HipA family toxin has product MSNNIKVFINKTDSGSLSLENEQYVFNYKESAKDVVSLTMPIRSASWNSKKLHPIFQMNMPEGALKETIINHFSKIQTMDDINLLKLIGPYMLGRVKFEKVPNIDESLKLDDILNTSSKNLFDELLERFAIRSGVSGVQPKLLLQAHDKTTMKFEHFIVKSWEKNYPNLALNEYFCMKACNYSGLPTPEFYISDDFTMFVMKRFDINNDKYLGFEDMCVLTARGTEQKYDGSYEECVRVIKDIISPTKRKESLKIFFKAIIMNHLLKNGDGHLKNYGILYQNDFEDSYLAPIYDVITTTIYLKNDIPALRLSDGKLWWKEKTYKAFAKLSCGLSNSEYTSILNECKDAIIKTKKEIKQFQQIQPDVKEFLEDLILCWSETI; this is encoded by the coding sequence ATGAGCAATAATATTAAAGTATTTATTAACAAAACAGATAGTGGTTCTTTATCTTTAGAAAATGAACAATACGTATTTAATTACAAAGAATCTGCAAAAGATGTTGTAAGTCTTACTATGCCAATTAGAAGTGCTAGTTGGAATAGTAAAAAACTTCATCCTATATTTCAAATGAATATGCCAGAAGGGGCTTTAAAAGAAACTATTATTAATCATTTCTCCAAAATACAAACAATGGATGATATAAACTTATTAAAACTTATTGGTCCTTATATGTTAGGTCGGGTAAAGTTTGAAAAAGTACCTAACATAGATGAAAGTTTAAAACTAGATGATATTCTAAACACATCTTCAAAAAATCTATTTGATGAACTTCTTGAAAGATTTGCTATACGTTCAGGTGTATCAGGGGTGCAGCCAAAACTACTACTTCAAGCACATGATAAAACTACAATGAAGTTTGAGCATTTTATTGTAAAGTCTTGGGAAAAGAACTATCCAAATCTAGCATTAAATGAATATTTTTGTATGAAAGCTTGTAATTATTCTGGACTTCCTACACCAGAATTTTATATAAGTGATGATTTTACAATGTTTGTAATGAAAAGATTTGATATAAATAATGACAAATATTTAGGGTTTGAGGATATGTGTGTACTTACAGCACGTGGAACAGAACAAAAATATGATGGAAGTTATGAAGAGTGTGTTAGAGTAATAAAAGATATTATATCACCAACAAAAAGAAAAGAGAGTTTAAAAATCTTTTTTAAAGCTATAATTATGAATCATTTACTAAAAAATGGTGATGGTCATCTTAAAAATTATGGGATTCTTTATCAAAATGATTTTGAAGACTCATATCTTGCACCTATTTATGATGTAATTACTACTACTATTTATTTAAAAAATGACATCCCTGCTTTAAGACTTAGTGATGGTAAACTATGGTGGAAAGAAAAAACCTATAAAGCTTTTGCAAAACTAAGCTGTGGATTATCAAATAGTGAATATACCTCAATACTAAATGAGTGTAAAGATGCAATAATTAAAACTAAAAAAGAAATCAAACAATTTCAGCAGATACAACCTGATGTAAAAGAGTTTTTAGAAGACTTAATTTTATGTTGGAGTGAAACTATTTAA
- the abc-f gene encoding ribosomal protection-like ABC-F family protein translates to MALIDLQNISKQYDIKTILKDVNFTLLEGQRIAVIGQNGQGKSTLFKIIMNQVEADSGEISIDKSLKIEMLDQQPKFEPNLKVRDAIEAQLAQIKEAKKEYEEITLQIASDYENKELLKRQSELATYIDFHNAWDLDNTIERVLKEFQLKQYEDKDVNLLSGGEQRRVSLAGLLLKKPDVLLLDEPTNHLDVYMVEFLETLLLKNNFTLLFISHDRYFIDNIATSVVEVEGGNLKRFDGGYSSYLEQKQQILENMQKDHENLLRLVKREAHWMQRGVTARRKRNERRKAEYFDLKKKAKTNPGAIKKMSLELQREQKAFNTEEKQKNKKKMLYELDDICKSLGDKELIKNFTTRILQKDTIAIVGPNGSGKSTLLKIFMEKLQIDSGSFKKGDFDIGYFDQQREMLDDNKNLMETFCPNGGDRVVLDDGRNMHVFGYLKNFLFPREYLDKKIGVLSGGEKNRVALALLFTKKVDCLILDEPTNDLDIPTINILEEYLQNFQGALIFVSHDRYFVDKIAKKLFVFKGYNGIVEESFQPYTEYLEIEKELKDLSLLESDNNKQDNNNTKIKNKEKKQTKLSYKDQRDYDSLPKEIEKLEDKIEEINQCLANPACYEQKGIVAVSKELEEVQEIYEEKVERFLQLEELLESFNE, encoded by the coding sequence ATGGCACTAATAGACTTACAAAACATTTCAAAACAATATGATATAAAAACTATTTTAAAAGATGTGAATTTTACCTTATTAGAAGGTCAAAGAATAGCAGTAATAGGTCAAAATGGTCAAGGAAAATCAACTCTTTTTAAAATAATAATGAACCAAGTTGAAGCAGATTCTGGTGAAATATCTATTGATAAATCTTTAAAAATTGAGATGCTAGATCAACAACCTAAGTTTGAACCTAACCTTAAAGTAAGAGATGCAATTGAAGCACAACTAGCTCAAATAAAAGAAGCAAAAAAAGAGTATGAAGAGATAACTTTACAAATAGCAAGTGATTATGAAAATAAAGAACTTTTAAAAAGACAAAGTGAACTTGCTACATATATTGATTTCCACAATGCTTGGGATTTAGATAATACTATAGAAAGAGTTTTAAAAGAGTTTCAACTAAAACAATATGAAGATAAAGATGTAAATCTTTTAAGTGGTGGAGAACAAAGAAGAGTAAGTCTTGCTGGACTTCTTCTTAAAAAACCTGATGTTTTACTTCTTGATGAACCTACAAACCACCTTGATGTATATATGGTTGAATTTTTAGAAACCCTACTTTTAAAAAACAATTTTACCTTACTATTTATTTCCCATGATAGATATTTTATTGATAATATTGCAACTTCTGTTGTGGAAGTTGAAGGAGGAAACTTAAAAAGATTTGATGGGGGATATTCTTCTTATTTAGAGCAAAAACAACAAATATTAGAAAATATGCAAAAAGACCATGAAAACCTTTTAAGACTTGTAAAAAGAGAAGCTCACTGGATGCAAAGAGGTGTAACAGCAAGAAGAAAAAGAAATGAAAGAAGAAAAGCTGAATACTTTGATTTAAAGAAAAAAGCTAAAACAAATCCAGGTGCTATAAAAAAAATGTCTCTAGAACTTCAAAGAGAACAAAAAGCATTTAATACAGAAGAGAAACAAAAAAATAAAAAGAAAATGCTTTATGAATTAGATGATATTTGTAAGAGTTTAGGAGATAAAGAGTTAATTAAAAATTTTACTACAAGAATTCTACAAAAAGACACTATCGCTATTGTAGGTCCAAATGGAAGTGGAAAATCAACTTTACTTAAAATCTTTATGGAAAAATTACAAATAGATTCTGGATCCTTCAAAAAAGGAGACTTTGATATAGGTTATTTTGACCAGCAAAGAGAAATGCTTGATGATAATAAAAACCTGATGGAAACTTTCTGTCCAAATGGTGGGGATAGAGTTGTTCTTGATGATGGAAGAAATATGCATGTTTTTGGATATTTAAAAAACTTTCTTTTTCCAAGAGAATATTTAGATAAAAAAATTGGTGTATTAAGTGGGGGAGAAAAAAATAGAGTTGCCCTTGCTTTGCTTTTTACTAAAAAAGTTGATTGTCTAATTCTTGATGAACCTACAAATGATTTAGATATCCCAACAATTAATATTTTAGAAGAGTATTTACAAAATTTTCAAGGGGCACTAATTTTTGTATCCCATGATAGATATTTTGTAGATAAAATTGCAAAAAAACTATTTGTGTTTAAAGGTTATAATGGAATTGTTGAAGAAAGTTTTCAACCTTATACAGAATACCTTGAAATAGAAAAAGAGTTAAAAGACTTAAGTCTTTTAGAGTCTGACAATAATAAACAAGACAATAATAATACAAAAATAAAAAACAAAGAGAAAAAACAAACTAAACTTTCATATAAAGATCAAAGGGATTATGATTCTTTACCAAAAGAAATAGAAAAACTTGAAGATAAAATTGAAGAAATAAATCAATGTTTAGCTAATCCAGCTTGCTATGAACAAAAAGGGATAGTCGCCGTTTCAAAGGAGCTTGAAGAGGTTCAAGAAATTTATGAAGAAAAGGTAGAAAGGTTTTTACAGCTTGAAGAACTCTTAGAAAGTTTTAACGAGTAG
- a CDS encoding GGDEF domain-containing protein yields MDNKINSVVKDTLLNLRKRGVPATPNEYHKEFCKVSKTYNLSVTECKQFKSLVQKLTKNEQIEIKAKGIETFEDMIPVLLNRVSKDQVNSLSKLFQEAVTPSISIGVNEELKKFSVKIGNSPALIFEEDIQKEMQEFITQRFEADKKIVKQKTSDIAKLLTLMGQYFNDAIQSSGKGSEEVSNIKSQIQSIDMENTSGLEELSQLQSQLIDAALSIENEMTSVGEKLHSGKSDVQKLEQRVQELEKELDKTREESAKDHLTGLLTRGAYEEAIKRIESAYERTNNQFAIIFFDLDHFKKINDTHGHKAGDIILSTFAKVLNKNTREFDIVGRYGGEEFVAIIHFNLKRELLKYLKRIKTIINDNDFIYKSEKIHVTFSAGVAIRNNHSSYENAIQKADMLLYEAKEGGRNKIIIEDGTVI; encoded by the coding sequence ATGGATAACAAAATAAATAGTGTTGTAAAAGACACACTTCTTAACCTAAGGAAAAGAGGAGTTCCCGCAACTCCTAATGAATATCATAAAGAGTTTTGTAAAGTTTCAAAAACATACAATTTATCTGTAACAGAATGTAAACAATTTAAAAGCTTAGTCCAAAAACTAACAAAAAATGAACAAATAGAAATAAAAGCAAAAGGTATTGAAACCTTTGAGGATATGATACCTGTTTTACTAAATAGAGTTTCAAAAGACCAAGTAAATTCTTTATCAAAACTTTTTCAAGAAGCTGTAACTCCATCTATTAGTATTGGGGTAAATGAAGAATTAAAAAAATTCTCAGTGAAAATAGGTAATTCTCCTGCTTTAATATTTGAAGAAGATATTCAAAAAGAAATGCAAGAATTCATTACACAAAGATTTGAAGCAGATAAAAAGATAGTTAAACAAAAAACCTCTGATATTGCAAAACTACTTACTCTCATGGGACAATATTTTAATGATGCTATTCAAAGTAGTGGAAAAGGTTCAGAAGAAGTTTCTAATATTAAATCACAAATCCAATCAATTGATATGGAAAATACAAGTGGTTTAGAAGAACTATCACAACTTCAAAGTCAACTTATAGATGCAGCACTTTCAATTGAAAATGAAATGACAAGTGTAGGAGAAAAACTTCACTCAGGAAAATCTGATGTTCAAAAACTAGAACAAAGAGTGCAAGAGCTTGAAAAAGAGCTAGATAAAACAAGAGAAGAAAGTGCAAAAGATCATTTAACAGGTCTTTTAACAAGAGGAGCTTATGAAGAAGCAATTAAAAGAATTGAAAGTGCATATGAAAGAACAAATAATCAATTTGCAATAATTTTCTTTGATTTAGACCATTTTAAAAAGATAAATGATACTCACGGACATAAAGCTGGAGATATTATTCTTTCTACTTTTGCAAAGGTATTAAATAAAAATACAAGAGAATTTGATATAGTAGGTAGATACGGAGGAGAAGAGTTTGTTGCAATTATTCATTTTAATTTAAAAAGAGAACTTCTTAAATATTTAAAAAGAATAAAAACAATAATAAATGACAATGACTTTATATATAAATCAGAAAAAATTCATGTAACTTTCTCAGCTGGTGTTGCTATAAGAAATAATCACTCTTCTTATGAAAATGCTATTCAAAAAGCAGATATGCTACTTTATGAAGCAAAAGAAGGTGGAAGAAATAAAATTATAATTGAAGATGGTACAGTTATTTAA
- a CDS encoding glycoside hydrolase family 3 N-terminal domain-containing protein — translation MVQLFKVFLLILFLFSSLNAKDIYTEEEIKKFIGKTIIIGFDSFSLNTQLKEDIKKYNLGGIILFSKDYKTKQLKNIKSPKQLKKLINDIQNYSDYKMIISIDQEGGKVQRLNKTNGFTNYPSAKEISKKSKKEIQNIYSKLSKELTSYGFNLNFAPVVDLNKNQHNYVINKLERAYSKDTNKVVEIASIFIEEQKKNGIYSVLKHFPGHGSSKEDSHKGFVDISNTWSEEELLPYKELIKKNKADFIMTAHVFNKQLDKIYPGTLSYNINTKLLRKKLKFKGLIVSDDLQMKAISNHYTLKQTLKLAINSGINILVFGNQLGNTKLETIVNTIFQLIQEKEIPLSKILESNRLINKFLLPYSI, via the coding sequence ATGGTACAGTTATTTAAAGTTTTTTTACTAATTCTTTTTTTATTCTCTTCTTTAAATGCAAAAGATATTTATACAGAAGAAGAAATAAAAAAATTTATAGGGAAAACTATCATTATAGGTTTTGATAGTTTTTCTTTAAATACTCAACTAAAAGAAGATATAAAAAAATACAATCTTGGTGGAATAATTCTTTTTAGTAAAGACTACAAGACAAAACAACTTAAAAATATAAAATCCCCTAAACAACTAAAAAAACTAATAAATGATATTCAAAACTATTCAGACTATAAAATGATTATTTCTATTGATCAAGAAGGTGGCAAAGTTCAACGGCTGAATAAAACAAATGGTTTTACAAACTATCCAAGTGCCAAAGAAATTTCAAAAAAATCAAAAAAAGAAATACAAAATATTTATTCAAAACTCTCAAAAGAACTTACCAGCTATGGATTTAATTTAAACTTTGCACCCGTAGTTGATCTAAATAAAAACCAACATAACTATGTAATAAATAAACTTGAAAGAGCTTATTCAAAAGATACAAATAAAGTCGTTGAAATAGCTTCAATTTTTATAGAAGAACAGAAGAAAAATGGTATTTATTCTGTACTAAAACATTTCCCTGGACATGGTTCTTCAAAAGAAGACTCCCATAAAGGCTTTGTAGATATATCAAATACTTGGAGTGAAGAAGAATTACTCCCATATAAAGAACTTATTAAAAAAAATAAAGCTGATTTTATAATGACAGCACATGTTTTTAATAAACAACTAGACAAAATATATCCTGGAACACTTTCATATAATATAAATACTAAGTTATTAAGAAAAAAACTGAAATTTAAAGGTCTTATAGTAAGTGATGATTTACAAATGAAAGCAATATCAAATCACTATACTTTGAAACAAACACTAAAGTTAGCTATTAATTCAGGGATTAATATTTTAGTATTTGGAAATCAATTAGGAAATACTAAGCTTGAAACAATAGTAAATACTATATTTCAATTAATACAAGAAAAAGAAATACCTTTATCTAAAATATTAGAATCTAATAGACTAATCAATAAGTTTCTCCTGCCCTATTCTATATAG
- a CDS encoding HNH endonuclease signature motif containing protein has product MIQISYPEDTILEKFYNDYKSEILRRITVIKKQKKISWKNKNYSLTKKIIKIIEQFENEEYLKRVMLSPPNELVKIIQIYKKMYEEPRFKNIGLQFFYNKFYDEKRTIDIFLRSIFEKYGYDKIDKLQFIKIIDLKTCPYCNRNYTFSLNEEGSVKPEIDHFYPKSLYPFLACSYFNLIPSCPTCNGFGAKESKDTYYQYPITNPYEVKKDEFKFSISPNNINFFNVESKKYDFDSFEIELYGNKASLEVFKLEELYKEHKDVVVELLIKKAYYPKSYIEELKNFGFSEDEIYRYLLSNYKRDEDLHKRPLSKLVRDISEELKLI; this is encoded by the coding sequence ATGATTCAAATATCTTATCCTGAAGACACTATATTAGAAAAGTTTTATAATGATTATAAATCTGAAATATTAAGACGTATTACTGTAATAAAAAAACAAAAGAAAATATCTTGGAAAAATAAAAACTACAGTTTAACAAAAAAAATAATTAAAATTATAGAACAATTTGAAAATGAAGAATATCTAAAAAGAGTTATGCTTTCACCTCCAAATGAATTAGTTAAAATAATTCAGATATATAAAAAAATGTATGAAGAACCCCGATTTAAAAATATAGGTTTACAATTTTTTTATAATAAATTTTATGACGAAAAGAGAACAATAGATATATTTTTACGTAGTATCTTTGAAAAATATGGTTATGATAAAATTGATAAGCTACAATTTATTAAAATTATAGATTTAAAAACATGCCCATACTGTAATAGAAACTATACCTTCTCATTAAATGAAGAAGGTAGTGTGAAACCAGAAATTGATCATTTCTATCCTAAATCACTTTATCCTTTCCTTGCATGTTCATATTTTAATTTAATCCCATCATGTCCTACATGTAATGGATTTGGAGCAAAAGAATCAAAAGATACATATTATCAGTATCCTATAACAAATCCGTATGAAGTAAAAAAAGATGAGTTTAAATTTTCTATTAGCCCTAATAATATAAATTTTTTTAATGTTGAAAGTAAAAAATATGATTTTGATAGTTTTGAAATTGAATTATATGGGAATAAAGCTAGTCTAGAAGTATTTAAATTAGAAGAGCTATATAAGGAACATAAAGATGTTGTTGTAGAGCTTTTAATAAAAAAAGCATATTATCCAAAAAGTTATATAGAAGAATTAAAAAATTTTGGTTTTTCCGAGGATGAAATTTACAGATATTTACTGTCTAATTATAAAAGAGATGAAGATTTACATAAAAGACCTTTAAGTAAGCTGGTTAGAGATATCAGTGAAGAATTAAAATTAATTTAG